A single genomic interval of Hevea brasiliensis isolate MT/VB/25A 57/8 chromosome 4, ASM3005281v1, whole genome shotgun sequence harbors:
- the LOC110643453 gene encoding uncharacterized protein LOC110643453, whose protein sequence is MGGEGGGEGDVAEEKVMDISLKDLAKKLEEFAKARDWEKYHSPRNLLLAMVGEVGELSEIFQWRGEVDKGLPNWEESDKEHLGEELSDVLLYLIRLADICGIDLVDAATKKIVKNSIKYPPKIC, encoded by the exons ATGGGAGGAGAAGGAGGAGGAGAAGGAGATGTTGCAGAAGAGAAAGTGATGGACATTAGTCTTAAGGACCTTGCAAAGAAACTGGAGGAATTTGCCAAGGCCAGAGACTGGGAAAAGTACCATAGTCCGAGGAATCTTCTTCTTGCCATG GTTGGTGAAGTAGGAGAGCTGTCAGAAATATTCCAATGGAGAGGAGAGGTAGACAAGGGATTGCCCAATTGGGAGGAATCAGATAAGGAGCATCTAGGAGAAGAGTTATCTGATGTGCTGCTTTACCTTATTAGATTGGCTGATATATGTGGCATTGATCTTGTTGACGCTGCCACCAAGAAAATTGTCAAGAATTCTATCAAATACCCACCAAAGATCTGCTAA